One genomic segment of Thermithiobacillus tepidarius DSM 3134 includes these proteins:
- the ppa gene encoding inorganic diphosphatase produces MDIKQIPAGKSVPDDINVVIEIPQGSSIKYELDKDSGAVVVDRFLFTPMFYPLNYGFIPNTLSEDGDPTDVLVLSRQAVVPGAVIRARPVGVLLMEDESGVDAKIVAVPHEKVDNSYQAIRDVADLPEALRNQIKHFFEHYKDLEPGKWVKVKEWADAAQARATIEADAARAAK; encoded by the coding sequence ATGGACATCAAGCAAATTCCCGCCGGCAAGAGCGTGCCCGACGACATCAACGTGGTGATCGAAATTCCGCAGGGTTCCAGCATCAAATACGAGCTGGACAAGGATTCGGGCGCGGTCGTCGTCGACCGTTTTCTCTTTACGCCCATGTTCTATCCCCTCAACTACGGCTTCATTCCCAACACCCTTTCCGAAGACGGCGATCCTACCGACGTGCTGGTCCTGTCGCGCCAGGCCGTGGTCCCCGGCGCCGTCATCCGGGCCCGGCCGGTGGGTGTGCTGCTGATGGAAGACGAGAGCGGGGTGGACGCCAAGATCGTCGCGGTGCCGCACGAGAAGGTGGACAACAGCTACCAGGCCATCCGTGACGTGGCTGACCTGCCCGAGGCTCTGCGCAACCAGATCAAGCACTTTTTCGAGCATTACAAGGACCTTGAGCCAGGCAAGTGGGTCAAGGTCAAGGAGTGGGCCGATGCCGCGCAGGCGCGTGCCACCATCGAGGCCGATGCTGCCCGGGCCGCCAAGTAG
- a CDS encoding glycosyltransferase family protein, whose translation MKEPRSYYGASALRAWWSGYRDRRAGRSHQANARWGWLRAPGGRGPALWVQATGEADDVLLAAELTRAIREKRLDLRVILTFERDYPELLDPRIGGLKGVGYGFGPCDHPRAIRRTLARLDPLRTMTIGRGPAANLARQSAARQLPAVVIAGDPATDFLPMPLEAVYPVDERQARRWRQLGAEAAQVQAPVDFLTLLTTAQVDPNFRRLICGNAELDLWWLHGVPAMQAQHWVAAWRAAGLDRAGVLFLGLEGHLAGQAWPALSAWTREPVPAGSVLLVDEAKWLPAIAAASTGAHLSRAGRGVAWQAMVGGKPVSVADAGQYPVSHLQDAPDALAVLPDAPAVMQAWQSYLENPIRARLLGDAARRFFWEERRKAQARLPELLQRVFDW comes from the coding sequence GTGAAAGAGCCTAGAAGCTACTATGGTGCCAGCGCCCTGCGGGCATGGTGGTCCGGCTATCGGGACCGGCGGGCAGGGCGCAGCCATCAGGCCAATGCCCGCTGGGGCTGGCTGCGCGCCCCTGGCGGGCGCGGGCCGGCCTTGTGGGTGCAGGCCACCGGCGAGGCGGACGACGTCCTGCTGGCCGCCGAGCTGACCCGCGCCATTCGGGAAAAACGGCTGGACCTGCGCGTCATCCTGACCTTCGAAAGAGACTATCCGGAACTGCTCGACCCGCGCATCGGCGGTTTGAAGGGCGTCGGCTACGGCTTCGGTCCCTGCGACCATCCCCGTGCCATTCGTCGTACCCTGGCGCGGCTGGACCCTTTGCGCACCATGACCATCGGCCGCGGTCCAGCGGCGAACCTGGCGCGTCAGAGCGCCGCTCGCCAATTGCCGGCCGTGGTCATTGCCGGCGACCCGGCCACCGATTTCCTGCCGATGCCGCTGGAAGCAGTGTACCCGGTGGATGAGCGGCAAGCCCGGCGTTGGCGGCAACTGGGCGCCGAGGCCGCGCAGGTGCAGGCGCCCGTGGACTTTCTCACGCTCCTGACGACGGCGCAGGTGGACCCCAATTTCCGCCGCCTCATCTGCGGCAACGCCGAGCTTGACCTGTGGTGGCTGCACGGGGTGCCCGCCATGCAGGCGCAGCACTGGGTCGCGGCGTGGCGCGCCGCCGGTCTGGACCGTGCGGGCGTGTTGTTCCTGGGCCTGGAAGGACACTTGGCCGGGCAAGCCTGGCCCGCCCTGTCCGCCTGGACCCGCGAGCCCGTGCCGGCCGGCAGCGTGCTGCTCGTGGATGAGGCCAAGTGGCTGCCGGCCATCGCCGCCGCCAGCACCGGCGCCCACCTGTCTCGCGCCGGCCGCGGTGTCGCCTGGCAAGCCATGGTGGGCGGCAAGCCCGTGTCCGTGGCCGATGCCGGGCAGTATCCCGTCAGCCATCTGCAGGATGCGCCGGATGCGCTGGCCGTCCTGCCGGATGCGCCGGCCGTCATGCAGGCGTGGCAATCCTATCTGGAAAACCCCATCCGTGCCCGCCTGCTGGGCGACGCCGCGCGCCGCTTCTTTTGGGAGGAGCGGCGCAAGGCGCAGGCGCGCCTGCCCGAGCTGCTGCAGCGGGTCTTCGACTGGTGA
- a CDS encoding DUF2062 domain-containing protein → MRKFLSKYLPCRERVLRTRCLGRFTHLLHHHELWHFHRRSLAGGLALGLFIASTPLLGHVPLVLIGALLLRVNIPAAVGAALLTNPLTMPPFYYFAFRVGETVTRFLGLPLSAGRHLDLMQLINNWHNLLGEGGRQLWSAYLITWIGSLLIGTLAAATGYYLTLAGWRLAVVWRWRRRQRARRLPPKAV, encoded by the coding sequence TTGCGTAAGTTCTTATCTAAATACCTGCCTTGTCGCGAGCGGGTGTTGCGAACCCGGTGCCTGGGGCGCTTTACTCACCTGCTGCACCATCACGAGCTGTGGCATTTTCATCGGCGCAGCTTGGCCGGCGGCTTGGCCTTGGGCCTCTTCATCGCCAGCACGCCGCTCCTGGGCCACGTCCCCCTGGTGCTGATCGGTGCGCTGCTGTTGCGGGTCAACATTCCCGCCGCCGTCGGCGCCGCCCTGCTCACCAACCCCTTGACCATGCCCCCTTTCTACTATTTCGCCTTCCGGGTTGGCGAAACGGTCACCCGCTTCTTGGGATTGCCCCTGTCCGCCGGCCGCCACCTGGACCTGATGCAACTGATCAACAACTGGCACAACCTGCTGGGCGAAGGCGGACGTCAGCTCTGGAGCGCCTATCTGATCACCTGGATCGGCTCCCTGCTGATCGGCACCTTGGCCGCCGCCACGGGCTACTATCTGACCCTGGCCGGCTGGCGCTTGGCGGTCGTGTGGCGCTGGCGCCGGCGCCAGCGGGCCCGCCGCCTGCCTCCCAAAGCAGTATAG
- a CDS encoding MotA/TolQ/ExbB proton channel family protein produces the protein MFEVIRAGGWVMVPIVLAAVVALAIIGNRLWLLRNERIAPPGLADAIEELIRKGEVQGALQRLKDSNTPLARILLAGLRNAGSQREFIKESIEEVGRQEVAVLERYLNVLGTIAGVSPLLGLLGTVFGIMHAFSAINMVGVGNPRVLAGGISEALITTAAGLIVAIPSLMMYRYFRGKIDELILIMEKESLKVVELVQGARR, from the coding sequence GTGTTCGAAGTCATACGTGCAGGTGGCTGGGTCATGGTGCCCATTGTGCTGGCTGCGGTGGTGGCCCTGGCGATCATCGGCAACCGTCTGTGGCTGCTGCGCAACGAGCGGATCGCTCCGCCCGGCCTGGCCGATGCGATCGAGGAACTGATCCGCAAGGGGGAGGTGCAAGGCGCCCTGCAGCGTCTCAAGGACAGCAACACGCCGCTGGCGCGCATCCTGCTGGCGGGCCTGCGCAACGCCGGCTCGCAGCGGGAGTTCATCAAGGAGTCCATCGAAGAGGTGGGGCGGCAGGAGGTCGCCGTCCTGGAGCGCTACCTCAACGTGCTGGGCACCATCGCCGGCGTCTCTCCCCTGCTCGGTCTCCTGGGTACCGTCTTCGGCATCATGCACGCCTTCAGCGCCATCAACATGGTGGGCGTGGGCAATCCCCGGGTGCTGGCAGGCGGCATCTCCGAGGCGCTGATCACCACCGCCGCCGGCCTCATCGTCGCCATTCCCAGCCTGATGATGTACCGCTATTTCCGCGGCAAGATCGACGAGTTGATCCTCATCATGGAGAAGGAATCCCTGAAGGTGGTGGAACTGGTGCAGGGGGCGCGGCGATGA
- a CDS encoding ExbD/TolR family protein produces MNFRRHPREEPEINIISMVDVVLVILLFFMVTTTFTKQSTLRLDLPAASQTAAVPKAPITVDIDAAGRLALNGQSLNAGELRQRLAALARQDSNQVLLLRADRNTIQQHVVTVLDAARQAGLLRVSIATQQAS; encoded by the coding sequence ATGAATTTCCGGCGCCACCCCCGCGAGGAGCCGGAGATCAACATCATCTCCATGGTCGACGTGGTGCTGGTGATCCTGCTGTTTTTCATGGTGACCACCACCTTCACCAAGCAATCGACGCTGCGTCTGGATCTGCCGGCCGCCAGCCAGACGGCGGCCGTGCCCAAGGCACCCATCACCGTGGACATCGACGCCGCGGGGCGCTTGGCTCTCAACGGCCAGTCACTCAATGCCGGCGAGCTGCGGCAGCGCCTGGCGGCTCTGGCGCGCCAGGACAGCAATCAGGTGTTGCTGCTGCGGGCCGACCGCAACACCATCCAGCAGCACGTGGTGACGGTGTTGGACGCCGCCCGGCAGGCCGGTTTGCTGCGCGTCAGCATCGCCACCCAGCAAGCCTCGTGA
- a CDS encoding Trm112 family protein encodes MTIDRKLLDILACPQCKGPLQLSPDQQQLRCPRCRLAFPIRDNIPVLLIDEAQPWDPAEK; translated from the coding sequence GTGACCATTGACCGCAAACTCCTGGACATTCTGGCTTGCCCGCAATGCAAGGGGCCCCTGCAGCTCAGCCCGGACCAGCAGCAGCTCCGTTGCCCGCGCTGCCGTCTGGCCTTCCCCATCCGCGACAATATCCCCGTGCTCCTGATCGACGAAGCCCAGCCCTGGGATCCGGCCGAGAAATGA
- the lolD gene encoding lipoprotein-releasing ABC transporter ATP-binding protein LolD gives MSDVLKAEGLRRLFRQGRVQLEVIKGIDLRISAGESVGIVGASGSGKSTLLHLLGGLDRPSAGRVWVEGQDLYALGEAARGRLRNDKMGFVYQFHHLLPEFTALENVMIPLLIQRRPREEAAARASELLAQVGLGERLRHKPGELSGGERQRAAIARALVTRPRLLLADEPTGNLDSQTAAKIHDLLLDLNQHLGTSLVVVTHDPRLAERMQRVYQIRDGQIVSQAG, from the coding sequence ATGAGTGACGTTCTGAAAGCGGAGGGATTGCGCCGGCTGTTCCGTCAGGGGCGGGTGCAGTTGGAGGTCATCAAGGGCATCGACCTGCGGATTTCGGCGGGGGAGAGCGTGGGCATCGTCGGTGCTTCGGGCTCCGGCAAGAGCACCCTGCTGCACCTGCTCGGCGGCCTGGACCGACCTTCGGCCGGGCGGGTCTGGGTCGAGGGGCAGGATCTCTACGCCCTGGGGGAGGCGGCCCGCGGCCGCTTGCGCAACGACAAGATGGGCTTCGTCTACCAATTCCACCATCTGTTGCCGGAGTTCACCGCCCTGGAGAACGTGATGATTCCGCTGCTGATCCAGCGCCGTCCGCGCGAAGAGGCGGCCGCCCGGGCCAGCGAGCTGCTGGCCCAGGTGGGCTTGGGCGAGCGCCTGCGCCACAAGCCGGGCGAGCTGTCCGGCGGCGAACGGCAACGGGCCGCCATCGCCCGCGCCTTGGTCACGCGCCCGCGCCTGCTCTTGGCCGACGAGCCGACCGGCAACCTGGATTCGCAGACGGCGGCGAAGATCCACGACCTGCTCCTGGATCTGAACCAGCACCTGGGCACCAGCCTGGTGGTGGTGACCCACGATCCCCGTTTGGCGGAGCGGATGCAGCGGGTGTATCAGATCCGCGACGGCCAGATCGTCTCCCAGGCCGGGTAG
- a CDS encoding ComEC/Rec2 family competence protein gives MPGLPEVVLAIGLGLLLLYRQESIPVPWPAAGLALALLLPVWRWRILLLPAAACAAFAWGAWQAQRISHETLPDAAVGQALVITGTIASLPEARGNGTRLLFAPEHMDGPLGSIDFRGLLQLSFDGPAPPELAYGQRWRLTARLQRPQAATNPGGFDRSYALFWQGVRAVGAVQSVPEPVQLAGAGGHALLRWFQSLRQQVLQASNAALPRAEAGLVQALTVGVQNQLPPDLWQRFVRAGTAHLMVISGSHITLVAGLVFLLAKWLWSAVPPLVRRYPAAPPAAAVMVLSAWGYGLMAGMELATLRAVIMVTVLAGALVLQRELRLFHSLALAAGVIFILQPGAVAEPGFWLSFTAVGLIFWLLVGRVGRAGLWRSLLGYQVLIALGLVPVLALLFGQVPLLSPLANLVAIPVVEGVATPLALLGALASLSGLELAGRGLFHLTSLAFQPLLWFLEQLDRLPWGTLAVGSPSVWMLLALLVGLLLLFLPAAWPGRSLGLLTFLPLLLPAAAVLPPGQARLTVLDAGMDTAVVLQTRHHSLFFHSSPRARPSGATLHLVVQPFMHHAGIRRLDAVVLSAAARAPLDAASLLPRQYPAPQLWSATAALPGAPARPCRAGQHWTWDGVIFVFLAPMAGERDPCVLAAYGPGWQALLGGPLSGGAADRLVSRFGGNLRSNALVSAGGGSGLGQLAEAAAPDYLVAAGGRRGGAEKPAGDDGPPALAPARTGALAFHLGGRTAASLSLQRPARHYWLHQGPVPGRGS, from the coding sequence ATGCCGGGCCTGCCGGAGGTGGTGCTCGCCATCGGCCTGGGCCTCTTGCTGTTGTACCGGCAGGAGAGCATTCCAGTGCCGTGGCCGGCGGCGGGATTGGCGCTGGCCTTGCTGCTGCCGGTCTGGCGTTGGCGCATCCTGTTGCTGCCGGCCGCCGCCTGTGCCGCCTTTGCCTGGGGCGCCTGGCAAGCCCAGCGCATCAGCCACGAAACCCTGCCCGACGCCGCAGTTGGGCAGGCACTGGTCATCACCGGGACCATCGCGTCACTGCCGGAAGCCCGCGGGAACGGCACCCGCCTGCTGTTCGCTCCCGAGCACATGGATGGGCCGCTCGGGTCCATCGATTTCCGAGGACTTCTGCAGCTCTCATTCGACGGGCCGGCACCGCCCGAGCTGGCCTATGGCCAACGCTGGCGCCTGACGGCACGTTTGCAGCGGCCGCAGGCCGCCACCAATCCGGGCGGTTTCGACCGCAGCTACGCGCTCTTCTGGCAGGGGGTGCGGGCCGTGGGCGCGGTACAGTCCGTGCCGGAGCCGGTGCAGTTGGCCGGGGCGGGCGGCCATGCCCTGCTGCGCTGGTTCCAGAGCTTGCGCCAGCAGGTGCTCCAGGCCAGCAATGCTGCCTTGCCCCGGGCCGAGGCGGGCTTGGTGCAGGCACTGACCGTGGGCGTGCAGAATCAGTTGCCGCCGGATCTGTGGCAGCGTTTCGTGCGCGCGGGGACTGCCCACCTGATGGTCATTTCCGGTTCCCACATCACGCTGGTGGCCGGCTTGGTCTTTTTGCTGGCCAAATGGCTGTGGAGTGCCGTGCCGCCTCTGGTGCGCCGCTACCCGGCCGCACCGCCGGCTGCCGCGGTGATGGTGCTGAGCGCCTGGGGCTACGGCCTGATGGCCGGCATGGAGCTGGCCACCCTGCGGGCAGTCATTATGGTCACGGTGCTGGCCGGTGCCCTCGTGCTGCAGCGGGAATTGCGCCTGTTTCACAGCCTGGCGCTGGCGGCGGGCGTCATCTTCATCCTGCAGCCCGGGGCCGTGGCGGAACCGGGCTTCTGGCTGTCCTTCACGGCGGTCGGGCTGATTTTCTGGCTGCTGGTCGGCCGGGTAGGGCGGGCGGGGCTCTGGCGCAGCCTGCTCGGCTATCAGGTCCTGATTGCGCTGGGACTGGTGCCGGTGCTGGCGCTGCTCTTCGGGCAGGTGCCCCTGCTGTCGCCCCTGGCGAACCTCGTGGCCATTCCGGTGGTGGAAGGGGTGGCCACGCCGCTGGCCCTGCTCGGCGCACTGGCCTCCCTGAGCGGCCTGGAGCTGGCGGGCCGCGGACTGTTTCACCTGACCAGCCTTGCCTTCCAGCCGCTGCTGTGGTTTCTGGAGCAGCTCGACCGGTTGCCTTGGGGCACCCTGGCCGTCGGCAGCCCATCCGTCTGGATGCTGCTTGCTTTGCTCGTTGGCCTGCTGCTTCTCTTTCTGCCGGCGGCCTGGCCGGGGCGCAGCTTGGGGCTGCTGACCTTTCTGCCGCTCCTGCTGCCCGCCGCGGCGGTCCTGCCGCCTGGGCAGGCGCGCCTGACCGTCCTGGACGCCGGGATGGACACCGCCGTGGTGCTGCAAACCCGGCACCACAGCCTGTTTTTCCACTCGAGCCCCAGGGCACGCCCCTCCGGCGCGACCCTGCACCTGGTCGTGCAGCCCTTCATGCATCATGCCGGCATCCGCCGCTTGGATGCCGTGGTCCTCAGCGCCGCCGCCCGGGCGCCGCTCGATGCTGCCAGCCTGCTGCCCAGACAGTATCCTGCCCCGCAGTTATGGAGCGCGACGGCCGCATTGCCCGGCGCTCCGGCCCGCCCATGCCGGGCCGGCCAGCATTGGACCTGGGATGGGGTGATCTTCGTCTTCCTGGCGCCCATGGCCGGCGAGCGTGATCCCTGCGTGCTGGCCGCTTACGGCCCCGGCTGGCAGGCACTGCTGGGCGGCCCGCTGTCCGGTGGTGCGGCCGACAGGCTCGTCAGCCGCTTCGGCGGCAACTTGCGCAGCAACGCCCTGGTCTCGGCCGGCGGCGGCTCCGGCCTCGGGCAGCTGGCGGAGGCCGCTGCTCCCGACTACCTGGTCGCGGCCGGTGGGCGCCGGGGCGGGGCAGAAAAGCCGGCCGGCGATGATGGCCCACCGGCGCTCGCCCCCGCCCGCACCGGTGCCCTTGCTTTCCACCTGGGGGGGCGGACGGCCGCCAGTCTGTCGTTGCAACGGCCCGCCCGTCATTACTGGCTGCACCAGGGCCCTGTGCCTGGGCGGGGATCGTGA
- a CDS encoding lipoprotein-releasing ABC transporter permease subunit has product MRPYELWIGLRYTRAKRRNHFISFISLIAMLGIGLGVAALITVLSVMNGFEQELRTRILGVVSDMVIEGNGQPLYDWQRVAAQVERRPGILGVAPYVQAQAMISDDQAVTGAIIRGIDPAREVRVSALGQHIVAGRLDALRPGSFGIVLGSALAQNLGVGVGDKVTLISPQGQVSPLGVTPRLRRFTVVGIFSVGMYEYDSGLAYTNLQDAARLYSLGDGVTGVRLKLADLFQSQGVAAQFQQLLGPDYFVQDWTMGHANFFRALKIEKTVMFVILSLIIAVAAFNIVSTLVMVVTDKQSDIAILRTLGASPLSITAIFMVQGAMIGIVGTLLGVVGGVLLALNVPTLVPAIEQLFHVQFLSPDVYFISELPSQLEQRDVWRIAVASLLMSWLATIYPALRAARTDPVEALRYE; this is encoded by the coding sequence ATGCGCCCCTACGAGCTCTGGATCGGGCTGCGCTACACGCGCGCCAAGCGGCGCAACCATTTCATTTCCTTCATCTCGCTCATCGCCATGCTCGGCATCGGCCTTGGGGTGGCGGCGCTGATCACCGTGCTGTCGGTCATGAACGGCTTCGAGCAGGAGTTGCGTACCCGCATCCTGGGCGTGGTCTCGGACATGGTGATCGAGGGCAACGGTCAGCCCCTCTACGATTGGCAGCGGGTGGCAGCCCAGGTGGAGCGGCGGCCCGGCATCCTGGGGGTGGCGCCCTACGTGCAGGCGCAGGCCATGATCAGCGACGATCAGGCGGTCACCGGTGCCATCATCCGCGGTATCGACCCGGCCCGCGAGGTGCGGGTGTCGGCCCTGGGGCAGCACATCGTGGCCGGGCGGCTGGATGCCCTGCGGCCGGGCTCCTTCGGCATCGTGCTGGGCAGCGCCCTGGCGCAGAACCTGGGCGTCGGCGTCGGCGACAAGGTCACGCTCATCTCCCCCCAGGGCCAGGTCAGCCCGCTCGGGGTCACCCCGCGCCTGCGCCGCTTCACGGTGGTGGGCATCTTCTCGGTGGGCATGTACGAGTACGACAGCGGATTGGCCTACACCAACCTGCAGGACGCCGCCCGCCTCTATAGTCTGGGCGACGGGGTGACGGGCGTCCGCCTGAAGCTGGCCGATCTGTTCCAGTCCCAGGGCGTGGCGGCGCAGTTCCAGCAACTGCTGGGACCCGACTACTTCGTGCAGGACTGGACCATGGGCCACGCCAACTTCTTCCGCGCCCTGAAGATCGAAAAAACGGTGATGTTCGTGATCTTGTCGCTGATCATCGCCGTGGCCGCCTTCAACATCGTCTCCACCCTGGTGATGGTGGTCACCGACAAGCAGTCGGACATCGCCATCCTGCGCACCCTGGGCGCGAGCCCGCTGAGCATCACCGCCATCTTCATGGTGCAGGGCGCCATGATCGGCATCGTCGGCACCTTGCTGGGCGTGGTGGGCGGCGTGCTGTTGGCCCTCAACGTGCCGACGTTGGTGCCTGCCATCGAGCAGCTTTTCCACGTGCAGTTCCTGTCGCCGGACGTGTATTTCATCAGCGAGCTGCCTTCCCAGCTGGAGCAGCGCGACGTCTGGCGCATCGCCGTGGCCTCCCTGCTCATGAGCTGGCTGGCGACCATCTATCCCGCGCTGCGCGCGGCGCGCACCGATCCCGTGGAGGCCCTGCGCTATGAGTGA
- the kdsB gene encoding 3-deoxy-manno-octulosonate cytidylyltransferase, with protein sequence MSFTVIIPARLAASRLPGKPLLDVGGLPMIERVRRQAVASGARRVLVATDASEIETVIHSYGGEAVLTDPAHVCGTDRLAEVVAALQLPADEIVVNLQGDEPLMPPPLLAALAEALAHDAQAMMATVACPLESWAQLFNPHIVKVVRDQLGHALYFSRAPIPWDRARFAAGAAAAQADVPPPYWLRHIGLYAYRACFLPRFSAWPATPLEQAEALEQLRVLEHGERIRVITSPVAPPPGVDTPEDLEHVRTLVREQRP encoded by the coding sequence ATGAGCTTCACGGTCATCATTCCGGCGCGGCTCGCAGCCAGCCGCCTGCCCGGCAAGCCGCTGCTGGATGTCGGCGGCCTGCCCATGATCGAGCGCGTCCGGCGCCAAGCCGTCGCCAGCGGCGCCCGCCGGGTGCTGGTGGCGACGGATGCGTCCGAGATCGAAACCGTCATCCACAGCTACGGCGGCGAGGCGGTGTTGACCGACCCCGCCCACGTCTGCGGCACCGACCGTCTGGCCGAGGTGGTGGCCGCCTTGCAGTTGCCGGCCGATGAGATCGTCGTCAACCTGCAGGGGGACGAGCCTCTCATGCCGCCCCCGCTGCTGGCCGCGTTGGCCGAAGCGCTGGCGCACGATGCGCAGGCCATGATGGCCACCGTGGCCTGTCCCCTCGAGAGCTGGGCTCAGCTCTTCAATCCGCACATCGTCAAAGTGGTCCGCGACCAGCTCGGACACGCACTCTATTTTTCCCGTGCGCCGATCCCCTGGGATCGGGCGCGCTTCGCGGCCGGCGCGGCGGCGGCGCAAGCGGACGTTCCCCCGCCGTATTGGCTGCGCCACATCGGCCTCTATGCCTACCGAGCCTGCTTTCTCCCGCGATTTTCCGCTTGGCCGGCCACGCCGCTCGAACAGGCGGAAGCCCTGGAGCAGTTGCGGGTGCTGGAGCACGGCGAGCGCATCCGGGTGATCACCAGCCCGGTTGCACCGCCGCCGGGCGTGGACACCCCGGAGGACCTGGAACACGTGCGCACCCTGGTCCGGGAGCAGCGGCCGTAA
- the lpxK gene encoding tetraacyldisaccharide 4'-kinase: protein MKRLAALVSRQWYQGGWLAALLRPWGAVYCQLSRLRAGLYEKLHKRRRGALPALVVGNLTAGGSGKTPLVLALAEYLHERGWQPALVSRGYRAHPPRLPYPVQPGDEPGQAGDEPLFLARRSGLPVVIGPDRLADIEFAARRGCDVAVLDDGFQHLALLPELSLVVVDGARGFGNGRCLPAGPLREPLAALARADALVIHGTSAPLPPDVAGKPVFSMTLQATGLVPVAPDLPAHALGWLRGRRVHAVAGIGHPERFFRQLEALGARPVPHPFPDHHVFVAADFARMQDAPVVMTEKDAVKCRQLSLPDAWALRVEARLPAAFWRWLDAQLQFLGRSRDH from the coding sequence GTGAAACGCCTCGCCGCCCTGGTGAGCCGCCAATGGTATCAGGGCGGCTGGCTGGCTGCGCTGCTGCGCCCCTGGGGAGCCGTCTACTGCCAGCTGAGCCGCCTGCGTGCCGGCCTCTATGAGAAACTGCACAAGCGCCGGCGCGGTGCGCTGCCCGCCCTGGTGGTCGGCAACTTGACCGCGGGCGGCAGCGGCAAGACGCCGCTGGTGCTGGCCTTGGCTGAGTATCTGCACGAACGGGGTTGGCAGCCCGCCCTGGTCAGCCGCGGCTATCGCGCCCATCCGCCCCGTCTGCCGTATCCGGTGCAGCCCGGGGACGAGCCCGGCCAAGCCGGTGACGAGCCGCTTTTTCTGGCCCGGCGCAGCGGCCTGCCCGTCGTGATCGGGCCCGACCGCCTGGCCGACATCGAGTTTGCCGCCCGCCGCGGCTGCGACGTCGCCGTGCTGGACGATGGTTTTCAGCACCTGGCGCTGCTGCCCGAGCTGAGTCTCGTCGTGGTCGATGGCGCGCGCGGCTTCGGCAACGGCCGCTGCCTGCCCGCCGGCCCGCTGCGGGAACCCCTGGCGGCGCTGGCACGGGCCGATGCCCTCGTCATCCACGGTACATCGGCGCCCCTTCCGCCGGATGTCGCCGGCAAGCCGGTTTTCTCGATGACCCTGCAGGCGACCGGGCTGGTGCCGGTGGCGCCGGACCTGCCGGCGCATGCCCTGGGCTGGCTGCGTGGCCGCCGTGTCCACGCCGTGGCCGGCATCGGCCACCCGGAGCGCTTTTTCCGCCAACTGGAGGCCCTGGGCGCCCGGCCGGTCCCGCATCCCTTTCCGGATCACCATGTCTTCGTCGCGGCGGACTTCGCGCGCATGCAGGACGCCCCCGTCGTCATGACCGAGAAAGATGCGGTAAAATGCCGGCAGCTTTCCTTGCCCGATGCCTGGGCGCTGCGGGTGGAGGCCCGGCTGCCCGCTGCCTTCTGGCGCTGGCTGGACGCGCAATTGCAATTTCTTGGGAGGTCCCGTGACCATTGA
- a CDS encoding lysophospholipid acyltransferase family protein codes for MKLQGRWQQLAAWLIARYIRLVAFTGRWRVEGGEPVQALLRAGQPILLAFWHGRLLMIPHAYRQLGGRQVHILISEHRDGELIARTMAYWGYQAVRGSSRRGAVKGLMGMLRIARTGSDLAITPDGPRGPREKVQPGVLEIARVTGMPIVPVTFSARWAKVIPSWDRFLLALPFTRGAILWGEPMRVPRDATAGQLSEFQSALESRMRALTARADRITRNERERA; via the coding sequence ATGAAGCTGCAAGGACGCTGGCAGCAGCTGGCCGCATGGCTGATCGCCCGCTACATTCGCCTGGTCGCCTTCACCGGCCGCTGGCGCGTGGAGGGCGGCGAGCCAGTGCAGGCGCTGTTGCGCGCCGGCCAACCCATCCTGCTGGCGTTCTGGCACGGACGCCTGCTGATGATTCCCCATGCTTACCGGCAGCTGGGCGGTCGGCAAGTGCACATCCTCATCAGCGAGCATCGCGACGGCGAACTCATCGCCCGGACCATGGCGTACTGGGGCTACCAGGCCGTGCGCGGCTCCAGCCGGCGCGGCGCGGTCAAGGGCCTGATGGGCATGCTGCGCATTGCCCGTACCGGCAGCGATCTGGCCATCACGCCCGATGGCCCGCGCGGCCCCCGGGAAAAGGTGCAGCCGGGCGTGCTGGAAATCGCTCGCGTGACCGGCATGCCCATCGTGCCAGTCACCTTTTCGGCGCGCTGGGCCAAGGTGATCCCGAGCTGGGATCGCTTCCTCCTGGCTCTCCCATTTACCCGCGGCGCCATTCTCTGGGGCGAGCCCATGCGCGTGCCGCGCGATGCCACGGCCGGGCAGCTGAGCGAATTTCAAAGTGCGTTGGAAAGCCGCATGCGGGCGCTGACCGCGCGGGCGGATCGGATCACAAGGAATGAGCGTGAAAGAGCCTAG